Proteins from one Bifidobacterium sp. ESL0732 genomic window:
- a CDS encoding serine/threonine protein kinase, whose amino-acid sequence MSDLNALDLEPGEIVGGYTLISRLGGGAMGSVWRVRDDGGQDYAMKILRDSLKDDSDTSNQDYQNNGSADSNTSDSYGNTIDDGNNNTAQQHHHHSHDPHVTARERMRREAVAMRKINHPGVCAIVDMELDDSLAFIVTELIEGKNLRDDVAANGRYVGDDLQRLAAKLIDAVRAVHAQGIIHRDIKPTNVMISAAGPVLVDFGIAMSAGESHVTRTGLVMGTPGFIAPEIIDGAESNEATDWWSLASVIAFAATGRPVFGSKPMMAVLEREASGNANLAGLPPNTLNALRSALDPDPTKRCSPDQLLQAITLDALNPFENGELDDDDDATGNGAEGVVPPFGQTPRPDSASPNSATDNPRAAWIDSTPIASPSSQTDSLALSGSSRMQPATSQGRQIRGSTRAMPRTQAMANPQTQPAQKAGYSRNQPLQTRSTQGSNPAPDEDATETLPAPSPQDLTATSAMAQGDSSANAAATMPLGTPMTQSLEQTSTLPASNPHAAQQAEDATMPLAVAPTPYIYGQPNNQPNNQPNGQPAPGYVPGQAAAGAQPMLQSPEPLENPANIRRGKLISRSILPLWLLAIPLALLSASAPIISICCATALLWFLLALGYSEEGQLEREGRRGGIRKGGDFALRTVSLPWHILKALIFTIPRALILIVIAGVGPVVVNLVSGLPTHMVALTIASWHLPLPLPADVSISYSSASLAVFMAAAWLVIVFGPKNTLLRIGAGRLRGAAYPKPDSATQTQPRPLAQSPAENEYDNEPDDENDTYDIVDGIDEIEGDGTPKRHSARRWVLLAIWAVATLVALAYVLINHQIDWVPLPNPQL is encoded by the coding sequence ATGAGCGACTTGAACGCGTTAGACCTGGAACCCGGGGAGATTGTCGGCGGATATACGCTGATCTCGCGGCTGGGTGGCGGCGCAATGGGCTCGGTCTGGCGCGTGCGCGACGACGGCGGGCAGGATTACGCCATGAAAATCCTACGGGATTCGCTCAAGGATGATAGCGATACCAGCAATCAGGATTATCAAAACAACGGCAGCGCAGACAGTAATACATCTGACAGCTATGGCAATACTATCGATGATGGCAACAACAACACGGCGCAACAACACCATCACCACAGCCACGATCCGCATGTCACGGCCCGCGAGCGCATGCGTCGCGAGGCAGTCGCGATGCGCAAAATTAACCATCCCGGGGTGTGTGCCATCGTCGACATGGAACTTGACGATTCCCTTGCTTTCATTGTCACGGAACTAATCGAGGGTAAAAACCTGCGCGACGACGTGGCGGCGAACGGACGGTACGTCGGCGACGACCTGCAGCGCCTTGCAGCAAAACTCATCGATGCCGTGCGCGCGGTTCACGCCCAAGGCATCATCCACCGCGACATCAAGCCGACCAACGTCATGATTTCGGCCGCCGGCCCGGTCTTGGTGGATTTCGGCATCGCCATGAGCGCCGGCGAAAGCCACGTCACGCGCACCGGCCTGGTGATGGGTACACCCGGCTTCATCGCCCCGGAAATCATCGACGGCGCAGAAAGCAACGAGGCCACCGATTGGTGGTCGCTCGCCAGCGTCATCGCCTTCGCCGCCACCGGCAGGCCGGTTTTCGGCAGCAAACCAATGATGGCCGTGCTCGAGCGCGAGGCGAGCGGCAACGCGAATCTCGCCGGCCTTCCGCCGAATACGTTGAACGCTTTGCGCAGCGCACTCGACCCGGACCCGACCAAGCGTTGCAGCCCCGACCAGCTACTGCAGGCCATCACGCTCGACGCGCTCAACCCCTTCGAAAACGGCGAGCTGGATGACGATGATGACGCTACCGGAAACGGCGCTGAAGGGGTGGTGCCCCCTTTTGGCCAAACGCCTCGGCCTGATTCGGCCTCTCCGAACAGCGCCACAGACAATCCACGGGCCGCTTGGATTGACAGCACTCCTATAGCATCGCCTTCATCACAAACCGATAGTCTTGCATTGTCAGGCAGCTCTCGCATGCAGCCCGCAACGTCGCAAGGCCGCCAAATACGCGGTTCGACGCGAGCGATGCCAAGAACGCAGGCAATGGCAAATCCGCAAACCCAGCCAGCGCAAAAAGCCGGATATAGCCGAAATCAGCCGCTGCAAACGCGGTCAACGCAAGGCAGCAACCCAGCCCCAGATGAGGACGCGACGGAGACCCTGCCCGCTCCTTCGCCGCAGGACCTCACCGCGACTTCCGCGATGGCTCAAGGCGACTCGAGCGCCAACGCCGCCGCAACGATGCCGCTCGGCACACCGATGACGCAAAGCCTCGAGCAGACTTCAACGCTCCCCGCTTCGAATCCGCATGCAGCGCAACAGGCCGAAGACGCCACGATGCCGCTCGCGGTTGCGCCAACACCTTATATATATGGTCAACCGAATAATCAACCGAATAATCAACCGAATGGCCAGCCGGCACCGGGCTACGTGCCGGGGCAGGCAGCAGCGGGAGCCCAGCCAATGCTTCAATCGCCGGAACCTTTGGAGAATCCGGCAAATATCCGGCGCGGCAAGCTCATTTCCCGCTCAATCTTGCCATTGTGGCTTCTGGCGATTCCGCTTGCGCTACTTTCGGCCTCGGCACCAATCATCTCGATATGCTGCGCGACGGCCCTGCTCTGGTTCCTCCTGGCGCTCGGTTACAGCGAAGAAGGGCAACTCGAGCGAGAAGGCCGCCGCGGCGGCATCCGCAAAGGCGGGGACTTTGCATTGCGCACCGTAAGCCTGCCTTGGCACATTCTCAAAGCCCTGATTTTCACCATTCCACGAGCGCTGATCCTCATCGTCATCGCCGGCGTGGGACCGGTGGTCGTGAATCTGGTCTCGGGGCTCCCCACGCACATGGTCGCCCTGACCATCGCTTCCTGGCACCTTCCGCTTCCCCTCCCGGCCGACGTTTCGATTTCATATTCGAGCGCATCGTTGGCAGTATTCATGGCCGCCGCGTGGCTGGTCATCGTCTTCGGCCCGAAAAACACGCTGCTACGCATCGGTGCCGGCAGGCTGCGCGGAGCCGCTTATCCCAAGCCAGACAGCGCGACGCAAACCCAACCGAGACCTCTTGCGCAGTCGCCCGCCGAGAACGAATACGATAATGAACCCGACGACGAGAACGATACGTACGACATCGTTGACGGTATTGATGAAATCGAAGGCGACGGAACCCCCAAACGCCATTCGGCCCGACGCTGGGTGCTTTTGGCGATTTGGGCGGTAGCAACACTGGTGGCGCTGGCGTATGTCCTTATCAACCATCAAATCGACTGGGTACCTCTTCCCAACCCCCAATTGTGA
- a CDS encoding helix-turn-helix domain-containing protein — MSSSSTMANGQAPYVMGRDGKKTFLGDEAYKVVQSVLAAFSGRQEMLTTGEAAAILGVSAKTVARMLDAGEMKSERRGISGHRMVSASEVIAYRERSAKAREKNLTQARHIAFDSGAYDLDQGSIPTRTR, encoded by the coding sequence GTGAGCAGCTCTTCTACTATGGCCAACGGGCAAGCTCCGTATGTGATGGGTCGTGACGGCAAGAAGACGTTCCTTGGCGACGAGGCCTACAAAGTTGTGCAGAGCGTACTTGCGGCTTTTTCGGGTCGGCAGGAGATGCTCACAACTGGTGAAGCCGCAGCAATTCTGGGAGTATCAGCCAAAACTGTCGCTCGTATGTTGGATGCCGGCGAGATGAAAAGTGAACGTCGTGGCATCTCGGGCCATCGCATGGTTTCCGCTTCCGAGGTCATCGCATACCGTGAGCGCAGCGCCAAGGCAAGGGAAAAGAATCTGACGCAGGCTAGGCACATTGCTTTTGATTCCGGCGCTTACGACCTAGATCAGGGCTCTATCCCAACAAGGACCAGATAA
- a CDS encoding glycoside hydrolase family 3 N-terminal domain-containing protein, with amino-acid sequence MLGINMDDVIAVVHSLVPYLVAIGVLLIVAIIITAAANRKTLSDTGVRKMVHNQTWIVALVGIVVAVSMILTGPVQTLLNNASTPKQQLTQNTIKKTNGLAVNIENEAITLLQNNNNTLPLNSSEPLNVFGWASTNPIYGGTGSGSLDESYKTTSLLDGLHQAGYKTNTELSKFYTDYSTKRGEIAVTSADWTLPEPPAENYSSSLMDNAKKFSKTAVVVVGRVGGEGLDLPTDMRADGTVYKNNSKKYDDFAKGQHYLELNRTEQDMINLVTSNFSKVVLVYNGANVFQLNFIKQYPQIKSVLWVPHPGQAGFKSLGDVMSGKINPSGKTSDTFLTNLKETPTWNNFGDFPYKNVDEFKINSARGMRSPRFVNYVEGIYVGYRFYETAAKEGLINYTQEVQYPFGYGMSYTKFNQKMGKVSHDNGKVSFDVTVSNTGNKAGKDVVEVYYDPPYTNGGIEKASTNLVTFSKTKLLKPGESQDVKISFNDSDMASYDDKNAKAYVLDKGDYDVSIQSDSHTVLDHQDVSVAKKIVYNTKSNMHNGDKQVATNRFDSVRGNVNYLSRANHFANYAAATAAPTDFNMSAKVKATYYNNGNYDPKKFDKSSDQMPTMGAKNNIRLASLRGKSYDDPKWEKLLDELTFKDMDNLIANTGYQNPAIDSIGKIRLSDVDGPAALKDNFTKVGSIGLPSNVAVACTWNTELAREFGRTIGDMAHEMLVSGWYAPSVNIHRSPFGGRTFEYFSEDPILTANLAKEQVLGAADKGVYSFTKHFALNEQETQRNGQLCTWSDEQALREIYLKPFELIVKADGDAQGIMGSFNYVGNTYSSANSTLNNTILRGEWGFKGFVETDYFSGSNYSYQNADQIIRGGTDAMLATTKTTNHITDKSATSIKAMRQSCKNILYTAVNGWRYEHGEPGKETPVWRIAMYVVWGVTAVLVVGLEVLAIMRFRKRRLTSGSDGADAESAATK; translated from the coding sequence ATGTTGGGAATCAATATGGATGACGTCATCGCGGTGGTGCACTCGCTGGTGCCTTATTTGGTCGCTATCGGCGTATTGCTTATCGTCGCGATTATAATTACCGCCGCCGCCAACCGGAAAACCCTATCCGATACAGGCGTGCGAAAGATGGTACATAATCAGACGTGGATTGTGGCGTTGGTGGGTATCGTTGTGGCTGTATCCATGATACTTACCGGGCCGGTGCAGACATTGCTTAACAATGCCTCCACGCCGAAGCAGCAATTGACACAAAACACTATCAAAAAAACGAATGGTCTCGCGGTGAATATCGAGAACGAGGCCATCACGTTGCTACAGAATAACAACAATACGTTACCTTTGAACAGCAGTGAGCCGCTGAACGTTTTCGGTTGGGCATCCACCAATCCGATTTACGGCGGCACCGGGTCGGGTTCGTTGGACGAATCCTATAAGACCACTTCCCTGCTCGATGGTCTTCATCAGGCCGGCTACAAAACCAATACTGAGCTGAGCAAGTTCTATACGGATTATTCCACCAAGCGCGGTGAGATTGCGGTCACGTCTGCCGATTGGACCTTGCCTGAGCCGCCGGCGGAGAACTACAGCAGTTCTTTGATGGACAATGCAAAGAAGTTCTCCAAGACCGCCGTCGTAGTGGTTGGACGCGTGGGCGGCGAAGGGCTTGATTTGCCGACCGATATGCGCGCTGACGGAACGGTGTATAAGAACAATTCCAAAAAGTATGACGATTTCGCTAAGGGGCAGCACTATCTTGAGCTGAATCGCACCGAACAAGACATGATCAATTTGGTCACTTCGAATTTCTCGAAAGTGGTATTGGTCTATAACGGAGCGAATGTCTTCCAGCTCAATTTCATCAAGCAGTATCCTCAGATCAAATCCGTTTTGTGGGTTCCCCATCCCGGGCAGGCTGGTTTCAAGTCTCTTGGCGACGTGATGAGCGGCAAGATCAATCCGTCCGGCAAGACGTCTGACACGTTCCTGACAAATCTGAAGGAGACACCGACGTGGAATAATTTCGGTGATTTCCCGTATAAAAACGTTGACGAATTCAAGATCAATTCCGCGCGTGGCATGCGTTCGCCGAGATTTGTCAATTACGTCGAGGGCATCTACGTGGGTTACCGTTTCTATGAAACAGCGGCCAAAGAAGGTCTTATCAATTACACCCAAGAGGTGCAATACCCGTTCGGTTATGGCATGAGCTATACGAAGTTCAATCAGAAAATGGGCAAGGTCTCGCACGATAATGGCAAGGTTTCCTTCGATGTTACCGTTTCGAATACGGGCAACAAGGCAGGCAAAGACGTGGTCGAAGTCTATTACGATCCGCCATACACCAATGGAGGAATCGAAAAGGCATCCACCAATCTGGTGACGTTCTCGAAGACGAAACTACTCAAGCCCGGCGAATCGCAAGATGTCAAGATCAGTTTCAATGACTCGGACATGGCTTCATACGACGATAAGAACGCAAAGGCCTATGTTCTGGATAAAGGCGACTATGACGTCTCTATCCAGTCGGACTCCCATACAGTGCTCGACCATCAGGACGTGTCCGTTGCCAAGAAGATTGTCTATAACACGAAATCCAATATGCATAACGGGGATAAGCAAGTGGCCACGAATCGCTTCGACAGCGTCCGTGGCAACGTGAATTATCTTTCGCGCGCCAACCATTTCGCCAATTACGCCGCTGCAACGGCAGCACCGACGGACTTTAACATGAGCGCAAAGGTCAAGGCGACCTATTACAACAACGGCAACTATGATCCGAAGAAATTCGACAAGTCGAGTGACCAGATGCCGACGATGGGTGCGAAGAACAACATCCGCTTGGCTTCGTTGCGCGGCAAGTCCTACGACGACCCCAAGTGGGAGAAGCTGCTTGATGAGCTGACGTTCAAGGATATGGACAACCTCATCGCCAACACGGGTTATCAGAACCCTGCCATTGATTCCATCGGAAAGATTCGTCTTTCTGACGTCGATGGCCCGGCTGCTCTGAAGGACAACTTTACCAAGGTTGGCTCGATTGGCTTGCCTTCAAACGTCGCGGTCGCCTGCACGTGGAACACCGAACTGGCGCGTGAGTTCGGCAGAACCATCGGCGATATGGCCCATGAGATGCTGGTCTCCGGCTGGTATGCTCCGTCGGTCAACATCCACCGTTCCCCGTTCGGCGGCAGAACTTTCGAGTATTTCTCCGAAGACCCAATTCTGACCGCGAATCTCGCCAAGGAACAGGTTCTTGGTGCGGCCGATAAGGGTGTCTACTCCTTCACCAAGCATTTTGCCCTGAACGAGCAGGAAACCCAGCGTAATGGTCAGCTTTGCACTTGGTCCGACGAGCAGGCTTTGCGCGAGATTTACTTGAAGCCGTTCGAGCTTATCGTCAAGGCTGATGGCGATGCGCAAGGCATCATGGGTTCCTTCAACTACGTTGGCAATACGTATTCAAGTGCTAATTCCACACTTAACAACACGATTCTTCGTGGGGAGTGGGGCTTCAAGGGCTTCGTTGAAACGGATTACTTCTCCGGTTCGAACTACAGCTATCAGAATGCCGATCAGATTATTCGTGGCGGAACCGACGCTATGCTCGCGACCACCAAGACGACTAACCATATCACCGACAAGTCCGCGACCTCGATAAAGGCGATGCGTCAGTCGTGCAAGAATATTCTCTACACTGCGGTAAACGGCTGGCGTTACGAGCACGGTGAGCCCGGCAAGGAAACCCCTGTATGGCGCATAGCCATGTATGTGGTCTGGGGCGTGACAGCTGTGCTGGTTGTTGGGCTTGAAGTCCTTGCCATCATGCGGTTCCGTAAGCGTCGCTTGACATCCGGCAGCGATGGTGCCGATGCGGAATCTGCAGCTACAAAGTAG
- a CDS encoding glycoside hydrolase family 3 C-terminal domain-containing protein has protein sequence MKLEELSITEKAALLSGASEWDSRGNERAGIPSFVMSDGPHGVRRQLGSGDHLGLGSSKPATCFPTAGTVANSWDPSLAEEMGEALGREAHDLDVNVLLGPGMNIKRNPLCGRNFEYYSEDPQVAGRMAAGLVKGIQSNGVAACPKHFAVNSQELRRQASNSVVDERTLRELYLTGFEIMIREARPWAIMTSYNQINGTYAHENKHLLTEILRQGWGFDGAVISDWGGSNSAVAAVKAGGTLEMPSPGYTSVRELVGAVEAGTLSEADLNVRAGEISRLAKRTHFVGVGRDDLLSDDIVKERHKVASHIAENTAVLLKNDTVSGSRPTMQSGNVAGLVSDSDNQTHPSSANETLVTSATNKSCNTTMANSLKSGTRILPLKPGTRVAVIGDMAKTARYQGSGSSKINATQEENLLDELKKIEGIEVAGYQQGYERHGGKNSALVEDAVALAAAGKTDVILAVVGLDERSESEGLDRSTMAIPEGQNELVRALVATGKPVVIVLVAGSPVELPWFDDVSALLYIGLSGQAGASAAARVLTGAVNPSGHLAETWPLKYEDVPSSGWYPAIGRDAIYREGPFVGYRYYETAGVPVRFPFGYGLSYSTFTYSGLASDEKGVTFTVTNDSDIPGATVAQMYVRGPQGGAMRPDRELKGFKKINLRAHETKTVTIPFDRYTFRHYDVVPGMWKTETGEREILVGDSVENLPLSTTQMVKGDIDLCPPNPVLGHYLKGQVKDVTDNEMSALFGHAVVAPGKPTVFGENDPISSWAGSRGFLARTIAKTLSKREAKIRQKTGQPDLNTLFILNMPPRAMCKMTGGLVDSAMVQAVVKIANGHTFRGIGSFVVGYFRNISANKRVAKELENK, from the coding sequence ATGAAACTTGAAGAGCTTTCGATTACCGAGAAGGCGGCGCTGCTTTCGGGCGCATCCGAGTGGGATTCGCGCGGCAACGAGCGGGCCGGAATTCCGAGTTTCGTGATGAGCGACGGGCCCCATGGCGTGCGTCGCCAGCTTGGGTCGGGCGACCACCTTGGTCTTGGTAGCTCCAAACCTGCGACCTGTTTCCCTACCGCTGGTACCGTGGCCAATTCCTGGGATCCGTCGCTCGCCGAGGAAATGGGCGAGGCGCTGGGACGTGAAGCGCACGATCTCGACGTGAACGTGCTGCTTGGCCCGGGTATGAACATCAAGCGCAATCCGCTTTGTGGCCGCAATTTCGAGTATTATTCCGAAGACCCGCAGGTCGCCGGGCGTATGGCCGCAGGGCTGGTCAAGGGCATCCAAAGCAATGGCGTGGCAGCTTGCCCGAAGCATTTCGCGGTCAACAGCCAGGAACTACGTCGTCAGGCCTCCAATTCCGTGGTTGACGAGCGTACATTGCGCGAGCTCTATCTGACCGGTTTCGAGATTATGATTCGTGAGGCCCGTCCGTGGGCCATTATGACCTCGTACAACCAGATCAACGGCACCTACGCTCACGAAAACAAGCATCTGCTTACCGAAATCCTGCGCCAGGGGTGGGGCTTCGACGGTGCGGTTATTTCCGATTGGGGTGGTTCCAATTCCGCCGTTGCTGCGGTGAAGGCTGGCGGGACGCTTGAAATGCCCTCTCCTGGTTACACTTCCGTTCGTGAGCTGGTTGGCGCTGTAGAAGCCGGTACGCTGTCCGAGGCCGATCTCAACGTGCGTGCTGGCGAGATTTCCAGACTGGCCAAACGGACACATTTCGTGGGTGTCGGCCGCGATGATTTGCTCAGTGATGATATCGTCAAAGAACGCCACAAAGTTGCGAGTCATATTGCTGAAAATACGGCTGTGTTGCTCAAGAACGACACTGTTTCCGGTTCACGGCCAACCATGCAAAGCGGTAACGTTGCGGGTTTGGTATCGGATTCGGATAATCAAACTCATCCATCTTCTGCCAATGAAACTTTGGTAACGAGCGCAACAAATAAGTCATGTAATACAACAATGGCAAATTCTTTGAAGTCTGGTACGCGTATCTTGCCGCTGAAGCCCGGCACTCGCGTTGCGGTTATCGGCGACATGGCCAAAACCGCACGATATCAGGGATCCGGTTCCTCGAAGATCAACGCGACGCAAGAAGAAAACTTGCTTGATGAGCTCAAGAAGATCGAGGGCATCGAAGTCGCCGGCTACCAACAGGGCTACGAACGTCATGGCGGCAAGAACAGCGCCCTGGTTGAGGACGCCGTCGCGCTGGCCGCTGCCGGCAAGACCGATGTGATTCTCGCCGTTGTCGGACTTGACGAACGCAGCGAATCCGAAGGGCTCGACCGTTCTACGATGGCCATTCCCGAAGGCCAGAACGAACTGGTGAGGGCGCTGGTCGCAACCGGCAAGCCCGTAGTCATCGTGCTTGTGGCCGGCTCCCCCGTCGAGCTGCCTTGGTTCGATGACGTTTCCGCACTCCTGTATATAGGACTTTCCGGTCAAGCGGGAGCAAGTGCTGCGGCTCGTGTGCTCACCGGCGCGGTCAATCCTTCCGGCCATCTCGCCGAAACCTGGCCGCTCAAATATGAAGACGTTCCCAGCTCCGGCTGGTACCCGGCCATCGGCCGCGACGCCATCTACCGCGAGGGCCCGTTCGTCGGCTATCGCTATTACGAGACCGCCGGCGTGCCCGTGCGTTTCCCGTTCGGTTATGGTCTGAGCTACAGCACGTTCACCTATTCCGGCTTGGCCAGTGATGAGAAAGGTGTTACCTTTACCGTCACCAACGATTCCGACATTCCCGGAGCCACTGTCGCTCAGATGTACGTCCGCGGGCCGCAGGGTGGCGCGATGCGTCCTGACCGTGAGCTCAAGGGATTCAAGAAGATCAACCTCCGCGCGCACGAGACTAAGACTGTCACGATTCCATTTGATCGCTATACGTTCCGTCATTACGATGTGGTGCCCGGCATGTGGAAAACCGAAACCGGCGAACGTGAGATTCTGGTCGGCGACAGCGTGGAAAATCTGCCGCTTTCGACCACCCAGATGGTCAAAGGCGACATTGATTTGTGCCCGCCGAACCCGGTACTTGGCCACTATCTCAAGGGCCAGGTCAAGGACGTCACCGACAACGAGATGTCTGCGCTTTTCGGCCATGCTGTTGTCGCGCCCGGCAAGCCGACGGTTTTCGGCGAGAACGATCCGATTTCGTCTTGGGCTGGTTCCCGCGGTTTCCTCGCGCGAACCATCGCCAAAACGCTGAGCAAGCGAGAGGCGAAGATTCGCCAAAAGACCGGCCAGCCCGACCTCAACACGCTCTTCATCCTGAATATGCCGCCGCGCGCGATGTGCAAGATGACGGGAGGTCTGGTCGATTCGGCGATGGTCCAGGCCGTCGTCAAAATCGCGAATGGTCATACGTTCCGCGGCATCGGTTCGTTCGTCGTCGGTTATTTCCGCAATATCTCGGCCAACAAGCGTGTGGCGAAGGAGCTGGAAAACAAATGA
- a CDS encoding GtrA family protein, with protein MSDTNKNENAQQVEGKLEGKGFIAACKRLIAKYPNLWEFIKFNVLSNISTITRFVAVWILTALFVHAMHLTQPFSFLIFNYSKPSTNGLGGFLTFLIAEICAQAVNFVVQMKWVFKSDASFKSAAWKYAILAIIIVVCGLLLPGYITTLCKGFGWNDAISSTLASVVNTLLAVIISYPLLKWWIAPAKKGDKSEK; from the coding sequence ATGAGTGACACCAACAAGAACGAAAACGCACAGCAGGTCGAAGGTAAACTCGAAGGTAAGGGCTTCATCGCCGCCTGCAAGCGTCTGATCGCCAAGTACCCGAACCTCTGGGAGTTCATCAAGTTCAATGTGCTTTCGAATATTTCGACCATCACGCGTTTCGTGGCCGTGTGGATCCTGACCGCGCTGTTCGTGCACGCGATGCACCTGACCCAGCCGTTCAGTTTCCTGATCTTCAACTATTCCAAACCCAGCACCAACGGTCTTGGCGGTTTCCTCACCTTCCTGATTGCGGAAATCTGCGCGCAGGCTGTCAACTTCGTGGTGCAAATGAAATGGGTTTTCAAGTCCGACGCAAGCTTCAAGTCCGCCGCGTGGAAGTACGCGATTCTGGCCATCATCATCGTGGTCTGCGGCCTCCTGCTGCCCGGCTACATCACCACGCTGTGCAAGGGCTTCGGCTGGAATGACGCCATTTCCTCCACCCTCGCCTCTGTGGTCAACACGCTCCTAGCCGTCATCATCAGCTACCCGCTCCTGAAGTGGTGGATCGCTCCGGCGAAGAAGGGCGACAAGAGCGAAAAGTAA
- a CDS encoding sensor histidine kinase: MNTITNALPNIPRLYTGICEWMACVVYLLVIYRRAPKWRSVLVAAIGLPAIIGIQYLDGAMSLDFWIFGMLLAVAGMYLIIFLGAQTTPREGLYVTARAFVLAELVASLHWQIATFIGFNKHDRGKASVSAFDLRTAILATVIYLVGFGLAWAIERRNFERDRPTNPSRTAVAGSIIITIVTFAMSNLSFVSTNTPFSGSVGQEIFYIRTLVDLCGYAILGAQQEQARVTRANVELNSIDAKLQSEHQEYLQSKENIESLGRIAHDLKHQITALRAEVDPEHVAAGFEQLEASVQEYSAQEHTGNSVLDVILTSKVKACAQQGITLTTVADGKLLADMSSMDIATLFGNALDNAIEATSKVAEPERRLIKLALYAHGQFTVIRVENYYESTLRTDAQGDLRTTKSDQRAHGYGVKSIKHIAALYHGDVTIKARDHWFTLTVLLPR, encoded by the coding sequence ATGAACACCATCACCAACGCGCTGCCCAATATTCCGCGGCTTTACACCGGCATCTGCGAATGGATGGCCTGCGTCGTGTACCTGCTGGTCATCTACCGGCGGGCGCCGAAATGGCGCAGCGTGCTCGTGGCCGCAATCGGGTTGCCGGCGATTATCGGAATCCAATATCTCGACGGGGCCATGAGCCTTGATTTCTGGATTTTCGGCATGTTGCTGGCGGTGGCTGGAATGTACCTTATTATCTTTCTTGGCGCGCAAACCACGCCGCGCGAGGGGCTTTACGTCACCGCCCGCGCGTTCGTGCTCGCGGAACTCGTGGCCTCGTTGCACTGGCAGATTGCGACATTTATCGGATTCAACAAACACGACCGCGGCAAAGCCTCCGTTTCGGCGTTTGACTTGCGTACGGCGATACTGGCCACGGTGATTTACCTGGTCGGTTTCGGCCTGGCTTGGGCCATCGAACGGCGGAATTTCGAGCGCGACAGACCCACGAATCCAAGCCGCACCGCGGTAGCCGGTTCCATTATCATCACGATTGTCACATTCGCGATGAGCAACTTGAGTTTCGTCTCGACCAACACGCCCTTCTCCGGCTCCGTCGGCCAGGAGATTTTCTATATCCGTACGCTCGTCGATTTGTGCGGTTACGCCATTCTCGGCGCCCAACAAGAGCAGGCGAGGGTAACCCGGGCGAACGTCGAGCTCAATTCCATCGACGCCAAGCTACAGAGCGAACACCAGGAATATCTGCAATCCAAGGAGAATATCGAATCATTGGGGCGCATCGCGCACGATTTGAAACATCAAATCACGGCACTACGGGCCGAAGTAGACCCGGAACACGTGGCTGCCGGCTTCGAGCAGCTTGAGGCGTCGGTACAGGAATACAGCGCACAGGAGCACACCGGCAATTCTGTGCTCGACGTCATTTTGACCTCGAAAGTAAAGGCTTGCGCTCAGCAAGGTATTACATTGACCACAGTGGCCGACGGCAAGTTACTGGCCGATATGAGTTCGATGGATATCGCCACGCTTTTCGGTAACGCGCTCGACAACGCCATCGAAGCAACTTCAAAGGTTGCGGAACCGGAACGGCGGCTTATCAAGCTCGCGCTCTACGCGCACGGGCAGTTCACGGTCATCCGTGTCGAAAATTACTACGAATCGACTTTACGCACCGACGCCCAAGGCGACCTGCGCACCACCAAATCCGACCAGCGCGCCCACGGCTACGGCGTGAAATCGATCAAGCACATCGCCGCCCTTTACCATGGCGACGTCACCATCAAAGCCCGCGATCACTGGTTTACGCTCACCGTGCTGTTGCCACGGTAA